A DNA window from Onthophagus taurus isolate NC chromosome 1, IU_Otau_3.0, whole genome shotgun sequence contains the following coding sequences:
- the LOC111425724 gene encoding putative leucine-rich repeat-containing protein DDB_G0290503, with the protein MLKKSHHSKSKNLKNVSKVSYSSFEKGLMGAPKAKSENTKTNKLNNSNNQKDDFLNLTINVKVPVGGSDKGHLLDSFLHNISSLNLDNVSINNSLLNSSRTSHSTNINMPAPIKVENFDDFDDNLAQEPYIDKVKHQFGIDIENQSIKNINREDDHDFLSVISEIGSTTVNCSQKIENCTEKFMKKISFDRVEKLQKENIDRKHQEVLNKDNEMCCDVKIDVSETQITVNNNPINKGGDQKIILHESFSIKNEFRVPQIIENITISQNVTPSAIKLLNSNDLDVTEVSGVENNHLQIKSENESSEEKKRASNNLNTSEIGSIKSEIDSCSGDNTTTKNMRNEINKQNKRLSISERREIKKQHKHREEMAANDSVGFINSNDLMTTNEIIDIVMDMYEENSDVQIDKSKQTDMTDSFSDNDNKKLGKKDILTDSSEDSGGVNKFESKMAKRKVVLTKKKVVSNVLESSDEEEPKMSKKKKKPLPKKVKQEQKDNLVCNDVVKASELINVDNIKVEKSKNSNKETIKFDDKTDSSSDNEIIIKKSFSPKILSLCNKKQKYLLTSSSSDTEKVVYPQQQQQNVSDYDSDEELLMLRKALYKKIDDARSVAKAKNVSKISELKKNDFNENKKLGGDKKVVDSKREMLLIQNIESFKPSKIISDDEKNENEEEMNTQDVLDMVMDVYNDHYKNGNDTVKDEVVKKNKNDLGKSIQNISNLEVKTSLKKDYCKTAKSDLKYTSYDFDMNSDNDTQKTSQIVKDSDDLMENVKKKSNLEFKNKMSNSKKTDFVDFEINKVDSKKTSKIVGDSDALKKNVEGNSTKTAKMSDNDVKNNSFEKRVEETINVVVKKSNNKDFEIDNKVDLKKTSKIVGDFDVLKKNVEGNSNKTTKMNDNDVKNNSFEKRVEETINVVVKKSNNKDFEINNKVDSKKTSKIVVDSDVLKKNVEGNSNKTTKLNDKDVKNNSFEERVEETINDVVKKSNNKDFEAFEVYKEILQCGEDIKCGKENIKKKSNADLENAKGSKKISKKRNGKSKSNENDQNINKNKSFERRIDETIDEVIKNSKNDYDSQKINENESIKTLKPQESVEIENNLDTILTSTPKLTRKHQNEILTQEILDIINNVEETRKNKLMQRFMKGETSKSIGNHDDLKGDVKKNATKIYEKRNSIETFLTSTPKSNQNELILSKNQEKEGLNEILTKEIIENDESKKDKINKKSKKCEVTKSDENCGGVTKKGVKITRIDEKGTNLDTDLMATRKSNQDELILSKNQGKKGSNEISTQEIIDVIESVDESKKDKTNKTSKKGEVAKFNENCDDLKGGGKKKEVKTTRIDEKGTNLDIDLMATQKNNQDELILPKNQGEKGSNEISTQEIIDVIESVDESKKDKTNKRSKKGEVAKSNENCDDLKGGGKKKGAKAAKNDEKENDLDTVLMSTTKSNQDELILSKNQGEKGSKEISTQEIIDVIESVDKSKKEKRIKRCKIDEVAKSVENCDNLKEGGKKKGLKATKIDEKGNNLDVLMSTSKSNQDELISPKDEGDKSCNEISTQEIIDVIESADESKKNKRIKGSVKKKGLKAAKIDEKENNLDTFLTSTPKSSQDELISPKDQGEKSCNEISTQEIIDVIESVDESKKDKRIKGGVKKKGIKAAKIDEKENNLDTFLSNQHELISPKNPEDKVSYEKDETSKSVGNCDDLEKSIKKKDISTPITPKLTSESDKITSSSSMNQEPNNKDHESNQDLKNEDVVELEKKLQSKENVQIGNELERKVVPNRRSPRIKQPTIIKKLSLKKLKSSDDVEKDGKENLSQQDEIRCESVNIANVKNINPDLIGQTEAIKKNNVHVSPRKSPRLKSKTSLDKSENINVENDESSLIKSEKEELNKSLDDENVLKKRKKPSSPKKDVKKIKINLDFLTPRDKSKKNDKENSILNYLTNSKNSDDLNRESKPENDSNKSKETISFPEITSQEIFDQENEVCITKHKRKNMIEDAIIAKQAEILNDAITNQLEANNSDINEDVVTNTSISLLIPETTVSEYIGNEFGESLFVNCGEEISEVNETNELESDETIKRKSYESDVSKKFKSSPKQTVIKKKSKKLPSNRNIFEDSVDESSSNESVADEKMIRLIEKAVERVLERKFGKRKKKQLNNSRDSKRFKKDSFSSNESKCRSEKRKLTPGPQKKIKKDNKKKYLIIKNTDSNDSTSENGDTSDQDFGEKRISNLNSNISNLSSNSSNGCSSKQSSLDIRTSLVMKCLDTIHTTKTNRRKIIEESSSSNNSDIEPDEVSNEFIDAISEAQFHMNTSSSRYDTIRGLQIKIDFEVPELHKVTTRISRGLITKHQQDVLNEKNIEILKDHYSSKEDFLIYTNFSRFCEVHNLENNPSPFLKLSSNKRSLLTPTQKVKFLQFIGKGLDQRPLCSIYLRFKNLMAKRKMGKFTQEEDAVVLNCANKLNKTKLAALEYILRRPKASILKRYEELTSNNVDMM; encoded by the exons atgttgaaaaaatctcatcattctaaaagcaaaaatcttaaaaatgttaGTAAGGTTTCATACTCTTCTTTTGAGAAGGGTTTAATGGGAGCACCCAAAGCAAAGTCAGAGAATACAAAAACcaacaaattaaataactcAAATAATCAAAAAGATGATTTTCTTAACTTAACCATCAATGTAAAAGTTCCCGTTGGTGGTTCTGATAAAGGTCATTTATTGGATTCATTTTTGCATAATATAAGTTCACTTAATTTGGATAATGTGTCGATAAACAATTCATTATTGAATTCATCAAGAACATCACAttcaacaaatattaatatgcCTGCACCtataaaagttgaaaattttgatgattttgatgATAATTTAGCTCAGGAACCTTATATAGACAAAGTTAAACATCAATTTGGGATTGATATTGAAAatcaatcaataaaaaatattaatcgagaAGATGatcatgattttttatcaGTTATAAGCGAAATTGGAAGTACAACTGTTAATTGCAgtcaaaaaatcgaaaattgtactgaaaagtttatgaaaaaaattagttttgatAGAGTTGAGAaacttcaaaaagaaaatattgatagAAAACATCAAGAagtattaaataaagataatgaGATGTGTTGTGATGTAAAAATTGATGTCTCAGAAACTCAAATAACTGTCAATAATAATCCTATCAATAAAGGTGGTGATCAAAAGATTATTTTGCAtgaaagttttagtataaagaATGAATTTAGAGTTCCacaaatcattgaaaatataACTATTTCGCAAAATGTTACTCCATCAGctataaaattacttaattcAAATGATTTAGATGTAACAGAAGTTAGTGGTGttgaaaataatcatttacaGATTAAAAGTGAAAATGAATCGagtgaagaaaagaaaagagcttctaataatttaaacaCATCAGAAATTGGTTCAATTAAAAGCGAAATTGATTCATGTAGTGGGGAtaatacaacaacaaaaaatatgagaaatgaaataaataaacaaaataaacgttTATCAATAAGCGAACGTcgtgaaattaaaaaacaacacAAACATCGTGAAGAAATGGCAGCAAACGATAGTGTTGGTTTTATTAATTCGAATGATTTAATGACAACAAATGAAATAATTGATATTGTTATGGATATGTATGAAGAAAATAGTGATGTTCAAATTGATAAAAGCAAACAAACTGATATGACTGATTCATTTTCAGATAATGACAATAAAAAACTTGGGAAAAAAGATATCTTAACAGATAGTTCGGAAGATTCAGGAGGagttaataaatttgagaGTAAAATGGCAAAAAGAAAGGTTGttttaacgaaaaagaaaGTTGTTAGCAATGTTTTGGAATCATCTGATGAAGAAGAACCTAAAATGagtaagaaaaagaaaaaaccttTACCCAAAAAAGTAAAACAAGAGCAAAAAGATAATTTGGTATGTAATGATGTAGTTAAAGCATCAGAATTGATTAATGTtgataatataaaagttgaaaaatcaaaaaatagtaataaagaaacaataaaatttgatgataaaacTGATTCTTCATCTGATaacgaaataataataaaaaaatcattttcaccTAAAATACTAagcctttgtaataaaaaacaaaaatatttattgacttcttcttcatctgatactgaaaaagttgtttatccacaacaacaacaacaaaacgTTTCTGATTATGATTCTGAtgaagaattattaatgttaagaaaagctttgtataaaaaaattgacgatGCACGAAGTGTTGCAAAAGcaaaaaatgtatcaaaaatttctgagttaaaaaagaacgattttaatgaaaataaaaagttaggtggggataaaaaagttgttgatAGTAAGCGGGAAATGTTATTGATTCAAAATATTGAATCATTTAAgccttcaaaaataattagtgATGATGAAAAGAATGAAAATGAAGAGGAAATGAATACACAAGATGTTTTAGATATGGTTATGGACGTTTATAATGATCATTATAAAAATGGTAATGATACAGTTAAAGATGaggttgtaaaaaaaaataaaaatgatttagggaagtcaatacaaaatatttcaaatttagagGTAAaaacatctttgaaaaaagaTTATTGTAAGACTGCAAAATCTGATTTAAAGTATACAAGTTATGATTTTGACATGAATAGTGATAATGATACCCAGAAAACATCGCAAATTGTTAAAGATTCAGATGATTTGatggaaaatgttaaaaagaaatcaaatttagagtttaaaaataaaatgtctaACTCTAAGAAGACagattttgttgattttgaaataaataaagttgattcgaagaaaacatcaaaaattgttgGAGATTCTGATGctttgaagaaaaatgttgaagGAAATTCTACTAAGACGGCGAAGATGAGTGATaatgatgttaaaaataatagttttgaaaaaagagTTGAAGAAACTATTAATGTTGTTgtgaaaaaatctaataataaagattttgaaatagataataaagttgatttgaagaaaacatcaaaaattgttggagattttgatgttttgaagaaaaatgttgaagGAAATTCTAATAAGACGACGAAGATGAATGATaatgatgttaaaaataatagttttgaaaaaagagTTGAAGAAACTATTAATGTTGTTGTCaaaaaatctaataataaagattttgaaataaataataaagttgattcgaagaaaacatcaaaaattgttgTAGATTCTGatgttttgaagaaaaatgttgaagGAAATTCTAATAAGACGACGAAGCTGAATGAtaaagatgttaaaaataatagttTTGAAGAAAGAGTTGAAGAAACTATTAATGATGttgtaaaaaaatctaataataagGATTTTGAAGCATTTGAGGTATATAAGGAAATATTACAATGTGGTGAAGatataaaatgtggaaaagaaaatattaaaaagaaatcaaatgcTGATTTGGAAAATGCAAAAGGTTCAaagaaaatttccaaaaaacgTAATGGGAAGTCTAAATCGAatgaaaatgatcaaaatattaataaaaataaaagttttgaaagAAGAATTGATGAAACAATTGATGAAGTAattaaaaactcaaaaaacgattatgattctcaaaaaattaatgagaaTGAATCAATTAAGACTTTAAAACCACAAGAAAGCgtagaaattgaaaataatttagataCAATTTTGACCTCTACACCTAAATTAACCAGAAAACatcaaaacgaaattttaactCAAGAAATTCTAGACATTATTAACAACGTTGAAGAaactagaaaaaataaactaatgcAAAGATTTATGAAAGGTGAGACATCAAAATCCATTGGGAATCATGATGATTTAAAGGGAGATGTTAAAAAGAatgcaacaaaaatttatgaaaagcGAAATAGCATTGAGACATTTTTAACATCAACCCCAAAAAGTAATCAAAATGAattgattttatcaaaaaatcaagaaaaagagggtttgaatgaaattttgacgaaagaaattattgaaaatgatgaatctaaaaaagataaaataaataaaaagtctaAAAAGTGCGAGGTAACAAAATCCGATGAAAATTGTGGAGGTGTTACAAAGAAAGGGGTAAAAATAACAAGAATTGATGAAAAGGGAACTAATTTAGATACAGATTTGATGGCAACGCGAAAAAGTAATCAAGATGAattgattttatcaaaaaatcaagGAAAAAAGGGTTCAAATGAAATTTCTACTCAAGAAATTATTGATGTTATTGAAAGTGTTGATGAAtctaaaaaagataaaacaaataagaCATCTAAGAAGGGCGAGGTGGCTAAATTCAATGAGAATTGTGATGATTTAAAAGGAGGTGGTAAAAAGAAAGAGGtaaaaacaacaagaattgATGAAAAGGGAACTAATTTAGATATAGATTTGATGGCAAcgcaaaaaaataatcaagatGAATtgattttaccaaaaaatcaaGGAGAAAAGGGTTCGAATGAAATTTCTACTCAAGAAATTATTGATGTTATTGAAAGTGTTGATGAATCTAAAAAAGATAAGACAAATAAAAGATCTAAGAAGGGCGAGGTGGCTAAATCCAATGAGAATTGTGATGATTTAAAAGGAGGGGGTAAAAAGAAAGGGGCAAAAGCAgcaaaaaatgatgaaaaggAAAATGATTTAGATACAGTTTTGATGTCTACAACAAAAAGTAATCAAGATGAattgattttatcaaaaaatcaagGAGAAAAAGGTTCGAAGGAAATTTCTACTCAAGAAATTATTGATGTTATCGAAAGTGTTGATAAAtctaagaaagaaaaaaggattAAGAGATGTAAGATAGATGAGGTGGCTAAATCTGTTGAGAATTGTGATAATTTAAAGGAAGGTGGTAAAAAGAAAGGGTTAAAAGcaacaaaaattgatgaaaaggGAAATAATTTAGATGTTTTGATGTCAACCTCAAAAAGTAATCAAGATGAATTAATTTCTCCAAAAGATGAGGGAGATAAAAGTTGTAATGAAATTTCTACTCAAGAAATTATTGATGTTATTGAGAGTGCTGatgaatctaaaaaaaataaaagaattaaggGAAGTGTTAAAAAGAAAGGGTTAAAAGCAGCAAAGATTGATgaaaaggaaaataatttagataCATTTTTGACATCAACACCAAAAAGTAGTCAAGACGAATTGATTTCTCCAAAAGATCAGGGAGAGAAAAGTTGTAATGAAATTTCTACTCAAGAAATTATTGATGTTATTGAGAGTGTTGATGAAtctaaaaaagataaaagaatTAAGGGAGGTGTTAAAAAGAAAGGGATAAAAGCAGCAAAGATTGATgaaaaggaaaataatttagatacatttttaagtaatcAACATGAACTGATTTCTCCTAAAAATCCGGAAGATAAAGTTTCTTATGAGAAAGATGAGACATCAAAATCCGTTGGAAATTGTGATGATTTAgagaaaagtattaaaaagaaagatattTCGACACCAATAACGCCTAAATTAACATCAGAAAGTGATAAAATTACATCGAGTTCTTCAATGAATCAAGAACCAAATAATAAAGATCATGAATCAAATCAAGATTTAAAGAATGAAGACGTGGTGGaattagaaaagaaattacAAAGTAAAGAAAATGTACAAATTGGGAATGAATTGgaaagaaaagttgttccaAACAGAAGATCCCCAAGAATAAAACAACCTaccattataaaaaaattgagccttaaaaaacttaaatcttCTGATGATGTAGAAAAGGATGggaaagaaaatttaagtCAACAAGATGAAATTCGTTGCGAATCTGTAAATATTGCaaacgttaaaaatataaatccaGATTTAATTGGACAAACTGAAgccatcaaaaaaaataatgttcatGTATCTCCAAGAAAATCGCCAagattaaaatctaaaacatCTTTAGATAaatcagaaaatataaatgttgaaaatgatgaaagttctttaattaaatcagaaaaagaagaattaaataagtcacttgatgatgaaaatgtattaaaaaaacgtaaaaaaccATCATCTCCTAAAAAGgacgttaaaaaaattaaaataaatttagattttttgacACCACGAGATAAAAGTAAGAAAAACGATAAAGAAAATTctatcttaaattatttaacaaattcaaaaaactcCGATGATCTTAATAGAGAAAGTAAACCAGAAAACgattcaaataaatcaaaagaaacaatttcaTTTCCTGAGATAACTTCCCaagaaatttttgatcaaGAAAATGAAGTTTGTATAACAAAGCATAAACGAAAAAATATGATTGAAGACGCAATAATTGCTAAACAAGctgaaattttaaacgatgcGATTACCAATCAATTAGAAGCTAATAATTCTGATATAAATGAAGATGTTGTTACAAATACAAGTATTAGTTTACTTATTCCAGAAACGACCGTTTCGGAATATATAGGAAATGAATTTGGTGAATctttatttgttaattgtgGTGAAGAAATTTCTGAAGTAAACGAAACCAATGAATTGGAATCAGATGAAacgattaaaagaaaaagttatgAATCGGatgtttcgaaaaaatttaaatcatccCCAAAACAAactgttattaagaaaaaatctaaaaaattaccTTCAAATAGAAACATTTTCGAAGATTCTGTTGATGAATCAAGTTCAAATGAATCTGTTGCTGATGAAAAAATGATTCGTTTAATTGAAAAAGCAGTTGAACGAGTTttagaaaggaaatttggaaaaagaaaaaagaagcaATTGAATAATTCGAGAGATtccaaaagatttaaaaaagattcTTTTAGTTCAAATGAAAGTAAATGTCGttcagaaaaaagaaaattaacccCTGGACcacaaaagaaaatcaaaaaggataataaaaagaaatatcttattattaaaaataccgATTCAAATGACTCAACAAGTGAAAATGGTGATACAAGTGATCAAGATTTTGGAGAAAAacgaatttcaaatttaaattctaataTATCTAATTTAAGTTCTAATTCTTCTAATGGTTGCTCTTCTAAACAATCTTCACTTGATATTCGAACATCTTTAGTAATGAAATGTTTAGATACGATTCATACGACAAAGACGAATCGTCGAAAAATCATCGAAGAATCATCGTCAAGTAATAATAGTGATATAGAACCGGATGAAGTTAGCAATGAATTTATTGATGCTATTTCAGAAGCTCAGTTTCATATGAATACCTCATCATCACGTTATGAT ACGATAAGAggattacaaataaaaatagattttgaaGTTCCCGAACTTCATAAAGTAACAACAAGAATTTCAAGAGGATTGATTACAAAACACCAACAAGATGTATTGaacgaaaaaaatattgaaatctTGAAAGATCATTATTCAtcaaaagaagattttttaatttacaccaATTTCAGTCGATTTTGTGAA gtaCATAACTTAGAAAACAATCCTTCACCCTTTTTAAAACTTTCGTCAAATAAACGTAGTTTGCTTACACCAACGCAAAAGGTCAAATTCCTTCAATTTATTGGAAAAGGTTTGGATCAAAGACCATTATGTTCAATatatttaagatttaaaaacttgatggcgaaaagaaaaatgggaaa atttacaCAAGAAGAAGACGCTGTCGTTTTAAATTGCGCTAACAAAttgaacaaaacaaaattggCTGCTTTGGAATATATTCTTCGACGTCCAAAAGCGTCGATTTTAAAACGTTATGAAGAATTAACCTCAAACAATGTAGATATGATGTGA
- the LOC111425725 gene encoding ubiquitin carboxyl-terminal hydrolase isozyme L5 produces the protein MTESAGNWCLIESDPGVFTELIKEFGVKGVQVEELWSLDGEQFENIKPILGLIFLFKWAKDDEPSGSIVQDNRLQKIFFAKQVIENACATQAILSVLLNTNYKEMQLGTTLSELKEFCQSFDATMKGLTISNSPVIRTVHNSFARQQIFEFDPFVTPKNEDVFHFVSYIPIDGRLYELDGLKSGPIDLGSIAANTEWTDVVRPIIEKRIQKYSEGEIHFNLMAIVADRKMIYTKQMEDVQRQIEESGMETDAQQADIARLKYLIEEEDSKMRRYQIENIRRKHNYLPLIMELLKLLAKEGKLMSVYEKAKEQSIKKQKQKVAKSSS, from the exons atgactGAATCAGCGGGTAATTGGTGTTTGATTGAAAGCGATCCAGGTGTTTTCACcgaattaataaaagaattcg gTGTTAAAGGAGTCCAGGTGGAAGAATTATGGAGTTTAGATGGTgaacaatttgaaaatatcaa GCCTATATTAGGTTTAATATTCTTGTTTAAATGGGCTAAGGACGACGAACCGAGTGGATCGATTGTTCAAGATAATAGAttacagaaaatattttttgcaaaacaagTAATTGAAAATGCATGTGCCACCCAAGCCATTTTAAGTGtacttttaaatacaaattataaagaaatgcAACTTGGCACAACTTTATcagaattaaaagaattttgtcAAAGCTTTGATGCTACGATGAAAGGTTTAACTATAAGTAACAGCCCTGTAATTAGAACTGTCCACAATTCCTTTGCCAggcaacaaatttttgaattcgatCCCTTTGTAACTCCCAAAAATGAAGatgtttttcattttgttagTTACATTCCAATTGATGGTCGTTTATATGAATTAGATGGTCTTAAATCTGGTCCTATTGATTTAGGCAGTATAGCTGCTAACACGGAATGGACAGATGTTGTTAGACCGATTATTGAAAAACGTATTCAAAAATACAGTGAAGGtgaaattcattttaatttaatggcGATCGTTGCGGatagaaaaatgatttatacaaAACAAATGGAAGACGTTCAAAGGCAAATCGAAGAAAGTGGAATGGAAACGGACGCTCAACAAGCGGATATAGCTaggttaaaatatttaattgaagAAGAAGACAGTAAAATGCGCCgatatcaaattgaaaatatccgcagaaaacataattatttgcCCTTGATAATGgaactattaaaattattggCTAAAGAGGGAAAGTTGATGTCCGTTTACGAAAAAGCCAAGGAACAATCGATCAAAAAACAAAAGCAAAAAGTCGCGAAAAGTTCTTCTTAG